A portion of the Corynebacterium occultum genome contains these proteins:
- a CDS encoding SOS response-associated peptidase yields the protein MCGRFVLFTTAEALIDAAGVHFAQVSAPQGTPGPRYNLAPTQVIPILREGVIEPARWGLLPHWKKDETGPPLFNARSETVATKPSFRDAYRHHRCLIPMNGYYEWHEKKPQFVSLGGDDSELMWAAGLYATGLGKLSATMLTTDSAPPIEWLHDRMPRFLSDEEIPAWLAGEDMAGSLTPPELLSRFVVRPAAREVGNVRNDYPELIAADQ from the coding sequence ATGTGTGGTCGCTTTGTTCTATTCACCACCGCCGAGGCGCTTATCGACGCCGCGGGGGTCCACTTTGCTCAGGTGTCGGCGCCGCAGGGCACCCCCGGCCCGCGCTACAATCTTGCCCCCACCCAGGTGATACCAATCCTTCGGGAAGGGGTGATCGAGCCCGCACGCTGGGGTCTGCTGCCCCATTGGAAGAAGGATGAAACCGGGCCACCCCTGTTCAATGCCCGTTCCGAAACCGTGGCCACCAAACCCTCCTTCCGGGACGCCTACCGCCATCACCGCTGTCTCATCCCCATGAACGGCTATTACGAGTGGCATGAGAAGAAACCTCAGTTCGTCTCCCTCGGTGGGGATGACAGCGAGCTCATGTGGGCGGCCGGGTTATATGCCACCGGGCTGGGCAAACTTTCGGCGACGATGCTCACCACCGACTCGGCTCCGCCCATTGAGTGGCTCCATGACCGGATGCCGCGCTTCCTCAGCGATGAGGAGATCCCGGCCTGGCTGGCAGGGGAGGATATGGCGGGTTCCCTGACCCCACCGGAGCTGCTCTCCCGTTTCGTGGTCCGGCCGGCAGCCCGGGAGGTGGGTAATGTCCGCAATGACTACCCGGAGCTCATCGCCGCAGATCAGTGA
- the ybaK gene encoding Cys-tRNA(Pro) deacylase — MAKAPTRAVQTLIDAALPHALQRFQASREHFGEHAAAELGVDPDLILKTLVISTDQGLAVCCVPVSAQLNLKKAAAALGARKAGMADPRQAERATGYVTGGISPLGQKTPLPTLIDATVEHAAQIYVSGGRRGLDIRLSPTHLAQLCGARFTDLRR, encoded by the coding sequence ATGGCGAAGGCACCCACCAGGGCGGTACAGACACTCATCGACGCAGCTCTCCCCCACGCACTGCAACGCTTCCAGGCTTCCCGTGAACATTTCGGCGAGCATGCCGCGGCAGAACTCGGCGTGGACCCCGACCTGATACTCAAGACCCTGGTGATCAGCACCGATCAGGGGCTGGCGGTCTGCTGCGTCCCGGTCAGCGCCCAGTTGAACCTGAAGAAGGCGGCGGCCGCCCTGGGCGCCCGGAAAGCGGGGATGGCAGACCCCCGACAGGCCGAGCGCGCCACCGGCTATGTCACCGGCGGGATCTCGCCCCTCGGGCAGAAAACCCCGCTGCCCACCCTGATCGACGCCACGGTGGAGCATGCCGCACAGATCTATGTCTCCGGGGGCCGCCGGGGCCTGGACATCCGGCTCTCCCCCACCCACCTCGCCCAACTCTGTGGGGCCCGCTTCACTGATCTGCGGCGATGA
- a CDS encoding sigma-70 family RNA polymerase sigma factor, translating to MVEEELTKRFEEEAMPLIDQLYGGALRMTRNPTDAEDLVQETYMKAYQAFDSFKPGTNLKAWLYRIMTNTYINVYRKRQRQPLQTSAEDVTDRQLYTTSSHDSTGLQSAEVQALERLPNGKIVDAMNHLSEDYRMVVYYADVEGLAYKEIAEIMGTPLGTVMSRLHRGRKQLRSMLKEVAHEQGIGLDHPDNEKNPAQTSSKR from the coding sequence ATGGTTGAAGAAGAGCTCACGAAGCGCTTCGAGGAAGAAGCGATGCCGTTGATAGATCAGCTCTACGGCGGAGCGCTGCGTATGACACGCAACCCCACGGATGCGGAAGACCTGGTGCAGGAGACGTACATGAAGGCCTACCAGGCCTTCGACAGTTTCAAGCCGGGCACGAATCTCAAGGCCTGGCTGTACCGCATCATGACGAACACCTACATCAACGTCTACCGCAAGCGGCAGCGTCAGCCCTTGCAGACCTCCGCGGAGGATGTCACCGACCGGCAGCTCTACACCACCTCCTCACATGACTCCACCGGTCTGCAGTCCGCGGAGGTGCAGGCTCTGGAGCGGCTGCCCAACGGCAAGATCGTGGACGCCATGAACCACCTCAGCGAGGACTACCGCATGGTGGTCTACTACGCCGATGTGGAGGGTCTGGCCTACAAGGAAATCGCCGAAATCATGGGAACCCCCTTGGGTACCGTGATGTCCCGGCTGCACCGGGGAAGAAAACAGCTGCGTTCCATGTTGAAGGAAGTGGCACATGAGCAGGGAATTGGTCTTGACCACCCTGACAATGAGAAGAACCCGGCACAGACAAGCTCGAAAAGGTGA
- the rsrA gene encoding mycothiol system anti-sigma-R factor, producing MTYNYDPCGCGCDEKYQSLFALLDDELSPGECDALREHIKDCPECYSRLTAEQKIRALVKKCCQDQAPPTLVERISLSIRIERG from the coding sequence ATGACCTACAACTACGATCCCTGCGGCTGCGGGTGTGATGAGAAGTATCAGTCACTCTTCGCCCTACTCGATGATGAATTGTCTCCGGGTGAGTGCGATGCCCTCCGCGAGCACATCAAGGATTGCCCTGAGTGTTACAGCAGGCTCACCGCAGAGCAGAAGATCCGCGCCCTGGTGAAGAAGTGCTGCCAGGATCAGGCGCCCCCCACCCTGGTGGAGCGGATCAGCCTCAGCATCCGCATTGAGCGGGGTTAG
- a CDS encoding 50S ribosomal protein bL37: MSKRGRKRKDRRKKGANHGKRPNS, translated from the coding sequence ATGAGCAAGCGTGGTCGTAAGCGTAAGGATCGCCGCAAGAAGGGCGCCAACCACGGTAAGCGCCCCAACTCTTAA
- a CDS encoding WhiB family transcriptional regulator — translation MDWRDEAVCRNEDPELFFPVGNSGPALAQIAKAKVVCNRCPVTSMCLKWALESGQDAGVWGGMSEDERRALKRRKNRGRGRARVVTA, via the coding sequence ATGGATTGGCGCGACGAAGCTGTTTGCCGTAACGAAGACCCCGAGCTGTTCTTCCCGGTCGGTAACTCCGGCCCCGCACTTGCCCAGATCGCAAAGGCCAAGGTTGTCTGCAACCGCTGCCCCGTCACCTCCATGTGCCTGAAGTGGGCCCTGGAATCCGGTCAGGATGCCGGCGTCTGGGGTGGCATGAGCGAGGACGAGCGCCGCGCACTCAAGCGCCGCAAGAACCGCGGTCGTGGCCGCGCCCGCGTCGTCACCGCCTAA
- a CDS encoding IS982 family transposase → MENNIDTLATALYTTCDDYLNAHLELLPPRPKIGIQPQITDAEIITLAVMESLQGYTSQRHFIRHTRKRFTSTFPYIPQQSGYNKRLRKLTTVMQHVMTHLATSTGLLNDDVWVVDSTPVECGRSRETVKRSDLAGYAEYGYCASHSRFFWGCRLHLISTLHGLPVGYALTGAKADERATLLAILETVPVIVPTGQVIMADKGYNGAWLEDELTTGGVELLRPARKGEKPRPGKQFLKPLRQTIESVFNTMKSQLHLEQHGSRTAGGLVCQVVKRLLALTAAIWHNHATGQPALRSLIAYDH, encoded by the coding sequence GTGGAAAACAACATAGACACTCTCGCAACAGCACTTTATACCACCTGCGATGACTACCTCAACGCCCATCTCGAACTCCTCCCACCACGCCCGAAAATCGGGATCCAACCACAGATCACCGATGCTGAAATCATCACCCTGGCCGTGATGGAATCCCTTCAGGGATACACCTCCCAACGCCACTTCATCCGCCACACCAGAAAACGCTTCACCAGCACATTTCCCTACATCCCACAGCAATCCGGTTACAACAAACGACTCCGGAAACTCACCACCGTGATGCAGCACGTGATGACCCACCTGGCCACCTCGACTGGCCTGCTCAATGATGATGTCTGGGTCGTGGACTCCACTCCGGTTGAATGTGGCCGGTCCCGGGAAACAGTGAAACGATCCGACCTGGCCGGCTACGCCGAGTACGGTTACTGCGCCTCGCATTCCCGGTTTTTCTGGGGATGCCGACTCCACCTGATTAGTACTTTGCATGGGCTGCCGGTTGGCTACGCACTCACTGGTGCCAAAGCCGATGAACGCGCCACACTGCTGGCGATACTGGAGACAGTTCCGGTGATTGTGCCGACCGGGCAGGTCATCATGGCGGATAAGGGCTATAACGGTGCCTGGCTGGAAGACGAGCTGACAACTGGTGGTGTTGAGTTGCTTCGCCCGGCCCGGAAAGGGGAAAAACCCAGGCCAGGAAAACAATTCTTGAAACCATTGCGGCAGACTATCGAGTCGGTGTTCAACACGATGAAAAGCCAGCTCCATCTTGAACAACACGGCAGCCGCACTGCCGGTGGGTTGGTCTGCCAGGTCGTTAAACGCCTGCTGGCATTAACCGCAGCGATCTGGCATAACCACGCCACCGGCCAACCTGCCCTGCGATCACTGATCGCCTATGACCACTAA
- a CDS encoding Rv3212 family protein, whose product MSAPLQRTPRDLIATGVVSAVSLLAVVGVWATAPIRSAELTPAAEEVSVDEQLLEVPAGLVKSFTLDSSTLPGQHRPLVAGGLLISNDGHNVFAHDPAGEEVWRYERDREICGIGTAWQAVTIAYRNNAGCGDAVSITASSGEYKSTRSAPAPDEVVMTTSNDRVGIANEERVELWRSDLVRTVEYGDVPAPQEADQQPHADCTITSALTRTELLAVTEQCPDGTWLRLQDTTPEDARKPEITQNIQLEDPASRLVAIGQSDVAVHTGSQILAINGEGETTQRLISPKLDVAGFYSPATADLPNHMSWFEGNRLYLFDPAGLKVTQVFMDAIGTGIVVGDKLLYPVENGISVTDPISGVQEKILPVQRGAHTGEVSLALAGGTIVEKRGEQLVGLVQAP is encoded by the coding sequence TTGAGTGCACCGCTTCAACGCACCCCGAGGGATCTGATCGCCACCGGGGTGGTTTCCGCGGTTTCTCTGCTGGCCGTCGTCGGGGTGTGGGCCACCGCCCCGATCCGCAGCGCCGAGCTGACTCCCGCGGCTGAGGAGGTCAGCGTGGATGAGCAGTTGCTTGAGGTTCCGGCTGGCCTGGTCAAATCCTTCACCCTGGACAGCAGCACGTTGCCGGGGCAGCACCGCCCCCTGGTTGCCGGTGGGTTGCTCATCAGCAATGACGGCCACAATGTCTTCGCCCATGATCCGGCCGGGGAAGAAGTCTGGCGTTATGAACGGGATCGTGAGATCTGCGGGATCGGCACCGCCTGGCAGGCGGTGACCATCGCCTACCGCAATAATGCGGGTTGTGGGGATGCTGTCTCGATCACGGCGAGCAGCGGTGAGTACAAATCCACCCGCAGTGCCCCCGCCCCGGATGAAGTGGTGATGACCACGTCCAATGACCGGGTGGGTATCGCCAATGAGGAGCGGGTGGAGCTCTGGCGTTCGGATCTGGTGCGCACCGTCGAGTACGGCGATGTGCCGGCCCCTCAGGAGGCCGATCAGCAGCCCCATGCGGACTGCACCATCACCTCAGCGTTGACCCGCACCGAGCTGTTGGCGGTGACTGAGCAATGCCCGGACGGGACCTGGCTGCGTCTGCAGGACACCACCCCGGAAGATGCCCGGAAGCCGGAGATCACCCAGAATATTCAGCTTGAAGATCCCGCGTCCCGACTGGTGGCCATCGGACAGTCGGATGTTGCGGTGCACACCGGCTCCCAGATCCTCGCCATCAACGGGGAGGGTGAGACCACCCAGCGACTGATCTCCCCGAAGCTGGATGTGGCGGGCTTCTACTCCCCCGCCACTGCGGATCTGCCGAACCACATGAGCTGGTTTGAGGGGAACCGGCTCTACCTCTTCGACCCGGCCGGGTTGAAGGTGACCCAGGTGTTCATGGACGCCATCGGCACCGGAATTGTCGTGGGGGACAAACTTCTCTATCCGGTGGAAAACGGCATCTCGGTGACTGACCCGATTTCCGGGGTGCAGGAAAAAATCCTCCCGGTGCAGCGGGGGGCGCACACCGGGGAGGTGTCGCTGGCACTGGCGGGAGGAACGATCGTCGAGAAGCGGGGCGAGCAGCTGGTGGGCCTGGTTCAGGCCCCGTAG
- a CDS encoding DEAD/DEAH box helicase — MSVQSSGPTFAELGVAVEITEALADVGITHTFAIQELTLPIALDGKDLIGQARTGMGKTLGFGVPLLDRVFDAADVAELDGTPRALVIVPTRELAVQVGEDLSIAAKQLAVRITTIYGGRPYEEQINALETGVDVVVGTPGRLIDLHQRGALQLDQVAVLVLDEADEMLDLGFLPDIEKLMKALTHKHQTMLFSATMPGPILTLARSFLDKPVHIRAEAVGSNQTHATTRQVVFQAHRMDKSAITARILQAAGRGKTIVFARTKRTAAEVADDLAARGFAVGAVHGDMGQPAREKSLHSFRSGLVDILVATDVAARGIDIDDVTHVINYQTPDEPMTYVHRIGRTGRAGHTGTAVTLVGYDELLKWQSINEELGLEQPNPPQWFSTSPELFDALAIPAGAGDTVGTPRKVAGKPLPGRRRTR; from the coding sequence GTGTCTGTACAAAGCTCTGGTCCCACCTTCGCTGAACTGGGGGTCGCCGTCGAGATCACCGAGGCGCTCGCGGATGTCGGCATCACCCATACCTTCGCCATTCAGGAGCTCACGCTCCCGATCGCCCTGGACGGAAAAGACCTGATCGGTCAGGCCCGCACCGGCATGGGAAAAACCCTCGGGTTCGGGGTGCCACTGCTGGACCGCGTCTTCGATGCGGCGGATGTCGCCGAACTCGACGGCACCCCACGCGCCCTGGTGATCGTCCCCACCCGCGAACTGGCGGTGCAGGTCGGCGAGGACCTCAGCATCGCAGCCAAGCAGCTGGCGGTCCGGATCACCACCATCTACGGCGGCCGCCCCTATGAGGAACAGATCAACGCCCTCGAAACCGGGGTCGACGTGGTCGTGGGAACCCCAGGGCGCCTGATCGACCTGCACCAACGGGGTGCCCTCCAACTCGACCAGGTCGCCGTCCTCGTCCTCGATGAGGCCGATGAAATGCTGGACCTGGGTTTCCTGCCCGACATCGAGAAATTGATGAAGGCCCTGACCCACAAACACCAGACCATGCTCTTCTCCGCGACGATGCCCGGGCCGATCCTGACCCTGGCACGCAGCTTCCTGGACAAACCGGTGCACATCCGCGCCGAGGCCGTCGGCTCCAACCAGACCCACGCCACCACCCGCCAGGTCGTCTTCCAGGCGCACCGCATGGACAAGTCAGCCATCACCGCCCGCATCCTCCAGGCCGCAGGCCGCGGCAAGACCATCGTCTTCGCCCGCACCAAACGCACCGCCGCAGAGGTCGCCGATGACCTGGCCGCCCGGGGCTTCGCAGTCGGCGCAGTCCACGGCGACATGGGGCAACCCGCCCGGGAAAAGTCCCTGCACTCCTTCCGCAGCGGACTGGTGGACATCCTGGTGGCCACCGATGTCGCCGCCCGCGGCATCGACATCGACGATGTCACCCACGTGATCAACTACCAGACCCCCGATGAACCCATGACCTATGTGCACCGCATCGGACGCACCGGGCGCGCCGGGCACACCGGCACCGCCGTCACCCTGGTCGGTTATGATGAGCTGCTGAAATGGCAGTCGATCAATGAGGAGCTGGGGTTGGAGCAGCCGAACCCGCCGCAGTGGTTCTCCACCTCCCCGGAGCTTTTCGACGCCCTCGCCATCCCGGCCGGTGCTGGGGACACCGTCGGCACACCCCGCAAGGTCGCGGGCAAGCCGCTGCCCGGAAGGAGACGCACCCGTTGA
- a CDS encoding DUF3107 domain-containing protein, giving the protein MDIKISFTQSPRELVISTQETQDAVTSKVKAALASEEGILELEDTNGSKFVINVGQIAHVEVGTTTPRTVGFAGA; this is encoded by the coding sequence GTGGACATCAAGATCAGCTTCACCCAGTCCCCCCGCGAACTGGTCATCAGCACCCAGGAGACCCAGGACGCGGTGACCTCGAAGGTCAAGGCAGCCCTCGCTTCCGAGGAAGGCATCCTGGAGCTGGAGGACACCAACGGCTCGAAGTTCGTCATCAACGTCGGCCAGATCGCCCATGTCGAGGTGGGTACCACCACTCCGCGCACCGTCGGCTTCGCCGGCGCTTAA
- a CDS encoding DUF3152 domain-containing protein encodes MAEEALWVRYTRELGWRAYAIPILAVITVWVLIDIFSTPDVTPSAEDKNPVGVSETRLKGPDPAESDPPVVAPTELPPGGSFTEEGAGTYRLIGNPGMVAGEGSEKVVRFVIEVEDGVDTAGIGGDDALAAIIDATLAHPMGWAADPRYRFEHVAPDQDPTMRIQLTSVGTTHELCGHDLAMETSCYTSFGERVVINESRWVRGAAPFEGDLGTYRQYLINHEVGHGLGYYGHEPCSADGELAPIMMQQTLSLNNSELFAVDSGEVYPDDGQSCIANAWPYPNLVP; translated from the coding sequence ATGGCAGAAGAAGCCCTGTGGGTCCGCTACACCCGTGAACTGGGGTGGCGGGCTTACGCCATTCCGATCCTGGCGGTGATCACCGTCTGGGTGTTGATCGACATTTTCAGCACCCCCGATGTCACCCCTTCCGCCGAGGACAAGAACCCGGTGGGTGTTTCGGAGACCCGGTTGAAGGGGCCCGATCCGGCGGAGAGTGATCCCCCGGTGGTTGCTCCCACCGAGTTGCCGCCGGGTGGCTCCTTCACCGAAGAAGGTGCGGGCACCTACCGGCTGATCGGTAACCCGGGAATGGTGGCGGGGGAAGGCAGTGAGAAGGTGGTTCGTTTCGTCATCGAGGTGGAGGACGGGGTGGACACCGCCGGTATCGGCGGTGATGACGCGTTGGCCGCCATCATCGATGCGACGCTTGCCCATCCGATGGGTTGGGCCGCTGATCCGCGTTATCGTTTCGAGCATGTCGCACCCGATCAGGACCCCACCATGAGGATCCAGTTGACTTCGGTGGGCACCACCCATGAACTCTGTGGCCATGACCTGGCCATGGAGACCAGCTGCTACACCTCCTTCGGTGAGCGGGTGGTGATCAACGAGTCCCGTTGGGTTCGGGGTGCCGCACCTTTTGAAGGGGATCTGGGCACCTACCGCCAGTACCTGATCAACCATGAGGTCGGTCACGGCCTGGGCTATTACGGGCATGAGCCCTGCAGTGCGGATGGGGAGCTTGCCCCGATCATGATGCAGCAGACCCTGAGCCTGAATAACTCGGAGCTTTTCGCGGTGGATTCCGGGGAGGTTTATCCGGATGATGGGCAGAGCTGTATCGCGAATGCCTGGCCTTACCCTAATCTGGTGCCATGA
- a CDS encoding TIGR02569 family protein gives MSENPQLPDHVQSGFHVEPETPHPAGAPWDHGWLVGNVVFSRAVSADAAAWSAKTREKLRIPGLRVARPIRATDGRYVISGWRASNHIDGAPARRVDEVVHAALRLDDALSEVEIPAFTRGGGTDPFTRADREAWAMYPGPNDLASRLISLMDPVDAPDQVCHADLLATTIFSGYQAPAVTDLVAVAHPHGYSAALVMVDGLLAGAVDGGIIDRFDHLPALDQLLLRALTYRVLVHEYHPEAVPNMSADLTRVAEILMSRVSATM, from the coding sequence ATGAGTGAAAATCCGCAGCTGCCCGATCATGTGCAGTCGGGCTTCCACGTGGAGCCCGAAACACCCCATCCCGCCGGCGCCCCCTGGGATCACGGTTGGCTGGTGGGAAATGTCGTTTTCTCCCGGGCCGTCTCCGCTGATGCCGCCGCCTGGTCCGCCAAGACCCGGGAGAAACTCCGGATCCCCGGACTTCGGGTGGCCCGCCCCATCCGCGCCACCGACGGTCGCTATGTGATCTCCGGTTGGCGGGCCTCCAACCACATCGACGGTGCCCCGGCGCGCCGGGTGGATGAGGTGGTTCATGCTGCCCTGCGGCTTGATGATGCGCTCAGTGAGGTGGAGATTCCGGCTTTCACCCGGGGTGGTGGCACGGATCCCTTCACCCGGGCGGATCGGGAGGCCTGGGCCATGTATCCCGGGCCCAATGATCTGGCCTCCCGGTTGATCTCCCTGATGGATCCGGTGGATGCCCCTGACCAGGTCTGTCATGCTGATCTGCTGGCCACCACGATTTTCTCCGGTTATCAGGCCCCGGCGGTGACTGATCTGGTGGCGGTGGCGCACCCCCATGGTTATTCCGCGGCCCTGGTGATGGTGGACGGTCTGTTGGCCGGCGCGGTGGATGGTGGGATCATCGACCGTTTTGATCATCTCCCGGCCCTGGATCAACTGTTGCTGCGGGCCCTGACCTACCGGGTGCTGGTGCATGAGTACCACCCGGAGGCGGTACCGAACATGTCTGCGGATCTGACGCGGGTCGCGGAGATTCTCATGTCCCGGGTGTCTGCCACAATGTAG